From one Electrophorus electricus isolate fEleEle1 chromosome 20, fEleEle1.pri, whole genome shotgun sequence genomic stretch:
- the lmod1b gene encoding leiomodin-1 produces the protein MSRRKVRGLTRTGRQVSEDPDLDNLLLNLSPEEVEELQKEVSTVPDPDPSEIIIVDQTDLKQTAPKKESNFSNRDDESKTHLQRNLSTEGEPRRESRKQEYLRKMGLSQEMSDGRLQRQTSISTTSVPGIQDNKTEDRNSRIQENPKGARAGYFKREEESEREGEVKVKEVNDDSKLKDRWETTHGSSKTKELISKLQEKKEDCKEKDRKEESRRRDPGDHKTKAMISRLQEKQDKEERQERERREEFRKKEDSRMKGLVPKLEKENLVAETKTDEKRTSEERESVNKQADLVTSNDKDMVKKDFRKDADSTDKENVNVRKDKEPIKGKGELKMNKEKMVAKGHNEIQNEVHEPCREEKVGNCVEDKNSKTKIKEEEEEDESTNMFAEDLERVSCNDPGMTELNVNNSEVIKVNTLIQFAEALKNNTHIKTFALANCRADDHVAYAIAGTLRSNKTITSINLDSNLLTSKGIMALVQALQYNSTLTELRFHNQRHICGGKTEMEMTKILKENTALLKLGYHFELAGPRMTVTNILSRNMDRQRQKRLQEQKQAQAQGNEDKKDSLEVPKTSFNKASPRSSPKPSPVSSPIPSPKLAPRKGPGGPPPPPPPPGGLPPPPPPILDGDFLKNSLTPVSKRKLDDRTGGRGISLNSRDQLLASIRDANIKQLKKVSLPKLLQ, from the exons ATGTCCAGGAGAAAGGTGAGGGGACTTACGCGGACTGGGCGGCAGGTAAGCGAGGACCCGGATCTCGACAATTTGCTGTTAAACCTGTCGCCCGAAGAGGTGGAGGAATTGCAGAAGGAGGTGTCAACTGTGCCGGACCCCGACCCGAGCGAGATTATAATAGTGGACCAAACGGATTTAAAACAAACCGCACCTAAGAAAGAATCCAACTTCAGTAATCGCGACGATGAGTCCAAAACTCATTTGCAAAGGAACCTGTCCACTGAG GGTGAGCCCAGGAGGGAAAGTCGAAAACAGGAGTATCTGAGGAAGATGGGCCTGAGTCAGGAGATGAGCGATGGAAGGCTTCAGAGACAAACCAGCATTTCCACAACCAGCGTTCCTGGTATACAAGACAATAAAACAGAGGACAGGAACTCAAGAATCCAAGAGAATCCTAAAGGTGCTAGAGCAGGTTACTTcaagagggaggaggagagtgaaagGGAAGGGGAAGTCAAGGTGAAAGAAGTGAACGATGACTCCAAGCTCAAAGACAGGTGGGAGACAACACATGGCAGCAGCAAGACAAAAGAGTTGATTTCCAAacttcaggaaaaaaaggagGATTGTaaagagaaggacagaaaagaggaaagCCGGAGGAGAGACCCCGGAGACCACAAGACAAAGGCGATGATCTCCAGGTTACAGGAGAAGCAGGATAAAGAagaaagacaggagagagagaggagagaagaattCAGGAAAAAAGAAGACAGCAGAATGAAAGGCCTAGTTCCCAAGTTAGAAAAGGAAAATCTGGTTGCAGAGACcaaaacagatgaaaagaggacatcagaagagagagagagtgtcaacAAACAAGCTGATTTAGTGACGTCCAATGATAAAGACATGGTCAAGAAGGATTTCAGGAAAGATGCTGATAGCACAGataaagaaaatgtgaatgtgagaaAGGATAAGGAACCTATTAAAGGAAAAGGGGAACTAAAGATGAACAAAGAAAAGATGGTTGCAAAAGGGCATAATGAGATCCAGAATGAAGTACATGAGCCTTGCAGGGAAGAAAAAGTTGGAAACTGTGTGGAAGATAAAAATTCAAAAACCAAGAttaaagaggaggaggaggaagacgagtCTACAAACATGTTTGCTGAAGATCTGGAAAGAGTCTCTTGCAATGACCCTGGGATGACTGAGCTCAATGTTAACAACTCTGAAGTCATTAAAGTCAATACCCTCATTCAGTTCGCTGAAGCGctgaaaaacaacacacatattAAGACATTTGCCCTCGCTAACTGCCGTGCAGATGACCATGTGGCTTATGCTATCGCAGGCACCTTACGCAGTAACAAAACCATTACTAGCATTAACCTGGACTCCAATCTTCTCACTAGCAAGGGAATCATGGCCTTGGTCCAAGCACTTCAATATAACTCCACCCTCACTGAGCTCCGTTTTCACAATCAGCGGCACATCTGTGGAGGCAAAACAGAGATGGAGATGACAAAGattttgaaagaaaatacaGCTCTTCTTAAACTGGGCTACCACTTTGAGTTGGCTGGTCCACGCATGACCGTGACCAACATCCTCAGTCGTAACATGGACCGTCAGAGACAGAAGAGGCTGCAAGAGCAGAAGCAGGCCCAAGCCCAGGGAAATGAAGACAAGAAAGACTCACTGGAGGTCCCAAAAACTAGCTTCAACAAAGCCTCCCCAAGGAGCTCACCAAAACCATCTCCTGTTTCATCGCCTATACCATCCCCAAAACTGGCACCCAGGAAGGGGCCTGGTggtcctccacctccacctccaccacctggGGGTttaccacccccaccacccccaatCTTGGATGGCGACTTCCTAAAGAACTCCCTGACCCCTGTGTCAAAGAGAAAGCTGGATGATAGGACTGGAGGTCGAGGTATAAGCCTGAACTCCAGGGACCAGCTTTTGGCTTCCATAAGGGATGCCAACATTAAACAACTCAAAAAG GTTTCATTACCAAAACTTCTACAATAA